The genomic region ACGTGATCTCCAGAACTCAAAAATGCCATTAATGAGGTGCTAACTGCGGCCATTCCACTTCCAAAGATCAAAGCAGCTTCTCCGTGTTCCAGTGCAGCCATCTTTTTAGCAAGGGCTACCTGGTTTGGAGTATTAAAATACCTGGGGTAACGCTTGGTTTCCACATCTTCAAATGCGTAAGACGTTGCCATATAAAGTGGTGAAACCGCTCCCTTGAACTGAGTATCTTCAAGTTCTCCAGCATGCGTACATATCGTATTGATTCCTTTAGAATCGCTCATAATTTAGATTTCAATATTGAGCTCCTAAGGTACTAAGAATTCTTTGAAAGCAATGGACTACAGGAAACTTGACCTACGTCAATTCAGCACGTTAAGAATAGTTAAACCTGTATAGAACTTCACTTACAGCAATTATAATTTGAGTAACTTTCAACAAAAGAGATAAAATGAAAAATGTAAAAGCTTACGGCGCAAAGAGGAATGATGCAGATCTTAATATGATGGAAATCGAACGCAGGGATATCCTTGCAAATGATGTGAAGATCGAAATAGATTATTGTGGAGTTTGTCATAGTGATATACACCAGGTTAGAAATGATTGGGGCAATAGTAAATATCCAGTGGTTCCAGGCCATGAAATCATTGGTCGCGTAGTAGAAGTTGGAGCAGATGTTGAGAACTTTAAGCAGGGTGATCTTGTTGGAGTTGGATGTATGGTAGACTCTTGCCAGGAATGTAAATCTTGTGAAGATGGTCTTGAGCAATATTGTGAGAATGGAATGACCGCTACCTATAATGGTAAGGATGAACATTTAGGCGGCCACACTTTTGGCGGATATTCTGAAATGGTGGTGGTACGCGAAAAATTTGTCCTGAAGGTTCCTGAAAACCTGGATACAAAGGCAGTTGCGCCATTATTGTGTGCAGGTATTACAACATGGTCTCCACTTAGACAATGGAATGTAAAAAAAGGTGATAAAGTTGGAGTTGTTGGACTGGGAGGTCTTGGACATATGGGGGTTAAGTTTGCCCACGCATTAGGAGCTCACGTTGTGATGATCACTACCTCTCCTGCTAAAGCCGAAGATGCTAAATCCCTTGGTGCAGATGAAGTTCTTATCTCGAAGGATGAAGCAGAAATGAAGAAACATGCCAATTCATTCGATTTTATTCTGAATACAGTTCCTGTTGGACATGATACAAATCCTTATGTTGCTTTACTGAAAAGAGATGCGACAATGACATTAGTTGGTGCGATCGATGAAGTAGATATTCATGGTGGCGGACTTATTATGGGAAGAAAAAGACTTGCAGGTTCACTAATTGGCGGAATCAAAGAAACTCAGGAAATGCTTGATTTCTGTGGAGAGCATAATATTGTTTCAGATATTGAAATGATCGATATGGACTCTATTAATACTGCTTTTGACAGAGTTGTAAAATCTGATGTTAAGTATAGATTTGTAATCGATATGAAATCATTAAAGAATTAAATATGAGCCTACTATCCTCATTGCTTGGTAATGCCGGCGCTATAGAGAATTCAGTTATTCAGGAGAAATATGGCAAATTGCTGATTGATTCTGAAGAAGTTATAGCTGGATTCAAAATCATTCGAGATACTTTTATTTTTACCAACAAACGACTGATCATTGTAGATGTGCAGGGATTAACCGGAAGTAAGATTGAATATTTCTCGGTGCTATATAAAAGTATAACACGTTTTAGCGTGGAAACTGCAGGAAGTTTTGATCTGGATGCAGAACTTAAGATTTGGATTTCCGGGGAACAATCACCCAGTATTTCTAAGAAATTCAATAAGAAAGTTGATATCTATGAAGTTCAGAAATTGCTGGCTGAGTATACTTTATAGGACAGGATAGTTAGAAATTTATAGGAAAAGCCACTGAGAATCTCAGTGGCTTTTTTTTTATGTAAAGGTTTAAGCTTCCTGATCCAGCCTGTTCTCTTTTTCCTTCCTTTGCCATGGAAATCTGCCTTCAATCTCCAATTCAATGGAAAAACTCAAAAATGTTCTTATCAGGACGATGATCCCTAAAGAAATAACCTCATCAAGTGTAGGTTTTGTTACTACGGTTGCTATAATATCTGCAGCAACCAGGATTTCAAGTCCAAGCAGAATAGCTTTTCCCAATTCCTGTCTCAATAATTTATAAGATCTGACTCCTTTACTTTGCTTTGCCAGTATATATTTGAATAATGCTACGATTGTTCCCAGGAGTATTACCGCTACTCCGGTTACTTCTATAAACTTTGCCGCATACTCGATATACAAACTTATATGTTCCATAAACTATTCTTCTGAAGATAATTTTTTATAAACTCCGTTAGTCCAGCCAAACCCATCCTGGGTTGGATATTCCCCTCCTCCACTTTCCTTGGAAAGGTCGATTACATTATACTTCTCCGTCATCTTATAGGTTCGGTTGTAAACTGCGCTGTTTACATCAAGCCATCTTGTTTTTATTTCTTCGGATAGTTCCAGATGCTTATAATTCCGTAGTCCCTCAATAGTGACCCACTGCAATGGAGCCCAGCCATTTGGTGCATCCCATTGCTGTCCGGTACTATATGGCGTGGTTACAACTCCTCCAGGTTTAAGAAAATCTTCTTTGATCCTTGTAGCCACTTTGCCGGCTTGCTGTTCATCTGCGATCTGGAAGAATAAAGGATACATTGCTGCCAAGGATAGATTTCCGGTGAATTCCTGCTTTTCAAAATTGTAATCCTGGAAGAATTCTTTCTTAGGATCCCAGAAGTAGTTTTTAATAGCCTGCCGTCTATCTTCAGCCAGCTTCGCATAAGTAGCCGACATTTCCTTTCTTTCCGCAATTTTGGCTGCCCTGGAAATGGTCCTTTCCAGTTGATAAAGCAACGAATTTAGATCAACCGGAAGGATCGAAGTAGTTTGAATACTCGAAAGATTAAACTCATTTCGCTCATTTTTTACCAGCCATCTGCTTGAATAATCCCATCCAGATTCTGCACCTGCTCTTAAATCACGATAAATATCTTCTTTCTTGAGCATTGGATTAGTCTTCAATGCAATTTCTGCAGTTTCTACATCTTCACGGTAGCTTTCTGGCCTTGGAGTAGCGAATTCATCATAGTAGCGGTTCAAAATAGTCCCATCCTTCAATTTAACAACTCTATTAGTAGCATTACCTGGTTTTAGTTCTTTACTTCCATTCATCCAGAACTTATGCTCTTGTTCCAGTACATCTAGAAATTCCGCATAAACCTGCTCACCTTCAATATCAGCCAGAATATCGACCATAAGCGAAAAGAATGGTGGTTGAGATCTTCCGAGGTAATAGGTACGATTCCCATTCGGAATAAAGCCGAGTTCATCTATGAGGAATGCAAAATTTTCTACCATGTTCCTGATGACCTCATTTTCACCATCTAACTGCAATCCCAACATCGTAAAGTAACTATCCCAGTAATAAACTTCACGAAATCTACCACCCGGCACTATATAATCATTTGGCAGCGGAATAAGGGTTCCCGAAATACTATCATTTGCAGGCCTTTTCAAGACTTCCCATAAACTCTTTATGTGCATACCTATCTCCAAACTATCGCTTTTAAAATGCAGATCGGCTTCAGGAATACTGAAGTGTTGATCCAGAAAAGTTTTCATTCCCTTAACGGTAGTATCTTCCAGCATATCATATCGTTGCCTGATAAGACCTACACTATATTTTGGATTCGCATCAACAAAGGTCTTGCTGTCCTCGAAAATAGCCCGGGTTTGTGCATCATAGAATAAATTTCCGTAGAGTTCGGCTGGTGGTAGTATAGTAATTTCCTTGCCATCGTGGACGACAACTGGATCTGGACTGGACTTGCAGCTGTTGAATGCAATTAATAAGCATAGCAGGCATAACTTAAAATATCTTCGGAAGTTCATATAATATGTTTAAGATCTATAAATATAAAGAAATTGATTACTGAAAAGCCTGGCTACTCAAAGCTTCTTTATATTTTTGATCTATAACTAATGATCATGGAGATACTCAACTGGGATAAGAAATACGCGGAAGAATTCGAAAATATGAATTTACACTGGCTGAATGAATTCTTTTATGTGGAACCACATGATGAGGAGGTTTTAGGAAAACCTGAAAAATATATCATTGAGCCGGGAGGAAAGATCTTCTTTGTAAAAAAGGACAAAACTATCGTTGCCTGTGTAGCTTTAATGAAGATGGAAGATGATGTTTTCGAACTTACAAAAATGGCGGTTAAACCAGCATTTCGAGGTCATAAGATCGGACACTTTCTAATTGACCATACCATACAGTTTGCTAAAGGGAGCGGCTGGAAAAAATTGATCATTTACTCTAATCGAAAACTGGAAAACGCTATTCATTTATATCGCAAATATGGATTCGAAGAAATTCCTATTGAAGAAAATAATCCTTACGCTCGTGGGGATATTAAAATGTCATTAATCCTTTCATAATTCTTTATTAAACCAAATAGCTAAAGTCATGTCTGGCCTTATCTTAGGCTAAAAATTGACTATGAAAAATGTAGCTACTCTAATTGCCGCAGGCTTATTGCTTGTTGGTTGTAAAGATCAGGGGAATGAAAAGAATAAGATGATGAATGACACTCTTGCAGAGAACAATGCAGAGATGAGTCAGACGCCTTTTCAGGAGACCATGGATCTTAAAATCGAACCTATTTCCCATGCCACTGCAGTTTTTAAATGGGGTGATAAAACCTTTTACACAGATCCCGTAGGTGGAGTTGAAGCTTTTAAAGGCATAGACAGACCAGATTTTATTTTGATCACAGACATACATGGAGATCATATGAATGCTGAAACGCTAAAGGCGATCGGTCTGGATAGTGTAACTGTAATTGTACCACAGGCCGTAAAAGATAAATTACCCGAAGATCTGAAGGCTGTATATATAGTAATGAATAACGGAGACTCCAAAGAACTCATGGGTTTCAATATTCAGGCAATACCAATGTACAATTTACCTCAGTCTAAAGATGCAATGCACGTGAAAGGTCGTGGGAATGGATATATCATTGAGAATAACGGGAAGAGACTATATATTTCCGGTGATACTGAGGATATTCCGGAAATGAGAAATCTAAAGAATATCGATGTTGCATTAGTGTCTATGAATCTACCTTATACCATGCCAGTAGATCGTGCAGCAAAAGGTGTCCTGGCTTTCACGCCTAAAAAAGTAATTCCATACCATTACCGTGGTAAAAATGGACTTTCTGATGTTGAAGGATTTAAGAAATTAGTAAACGAAGGAAATTCTGATATTGACGTGGAACTAATGAACTGGTATCCGGAAAGATCGAAGTAGAAGATTTCTGGAAACAGGAAGTCGCTCTTCAGATTAATACGCTTGAAATTTTTGTAAAATTTTTAGTTGGCTAACACAAATTCAACAATTATTTCATCAAGCTAGAACATTAATCTGGGAAGCGACTTTTAAGTTATTGATTCTCATATTATTAAATATAAGGTTTCCTCTCTATTTAGAACGAATCTTTTTTAACTCAATTGTCCGCAACCAGTAATTTTTAGAAAACTTTATGATTTAGCGGTTTTAAGATCTGAACTTTTCATTGCAATAAATTGACTGTCTAAATCTCTAATACCCAGGTTCTATCCTACTTTAATGAAAATAAGTTTTATTATGCATCAGGGAATAGAACTAGATACTCAAAAATGAAATCGGGAACTATGACATTACTTTAAGTAAAACAATTCATAGCGCAGAACATAATGAAACAAAAAAACCCGGCCAGTTGGCCGGGTTTTTTTGTAATATGAATTAGTTACTAGGAAAGTACTTCCTGAACTTTGTCTGCCGCTTCCTGGAATTGTACCGCGCTGTAAACTTTAAGTCCACTATTATCGATAAGTTCCTTAGCAATATCTGCATTTGTTCCTTGCAATCTTACGATGATTGGCACATTCATAGCGTCTCCCATATTCTTGGAAGCGTCTACAATACCCTGGGCAACACGGTCACATCTTACGATTCCTCCAAAGATATTAACCAGGATTGCTTCTACTTTATCATCTTTCAAGATCAGTCTGAAAGCTTCTTCTACTCTCTTGGCATCAGCTGTTCCACCAACATCAAGGAAGTTAGCTGGCTCTCCACCTGCTTGTTTAATAAGGTCCATTGTCGCCATTGCAAGTCCTGCACCGTTTACCATACATCCAACGTTACCGTCAAGATCTACGTAGTTAAGTCCAACTTCTCTCGCTTCAACTTCAGTAGCATTCTCTTCCCGAACATCACGCATTTCAGCATAATCCTTGTGACGGAAAAGTGCATTGTCATCTAACGTTACCTTAGCATCTACTGCCATGATCTTATCATCACTCGTTTTCAACACAGGGTTGATCTCGAAAAGTGAAGAATCAGATTTTTCAAAAGCTTCATATAAAGACATTACGAATTTGGTCATTTCTTTAAATGCCTTTCCGCTAAGTCCAAGATTGAAAGCGATTCTACGCGCCTGGAATCCAAGCAATCCTGTAGAAGGATCAATCTCTTCAGTAAATATAAGGTCTGGAGTTTCTTCAGCAACAGTTTCGATATCCATTCCACCTTCTGTAGAATACATGATCATGTTACGTCCGGTGGCTCTGTTTAAAAGAACAGACATATAATATTCTTCCGGCTCACTGTCTCCAGGATAGTAAACATCTTCAGCAACTAAAACCTGGTGTACCTTTTTCCCTTCCGCAGAAGTTTGAGGAGTTACAAGATTCATCCCGATGATCTCTCCGGCGATTTCTTCAACTTCCTTCAGGTTTTTGGCAAGTTTTACACCACCACCTTTACCACGTCCACCAGCATGAACCTGTGCTTTGATCACATGCCATCCAGTACCGGTTTGCTCGGTAAGTGCTTTCGCAGCATCTACTGCTTCTTTAGCGTTTGTTGCTACGGTTCCACGTTGAATGCGGACTCCAAAGCTGCTCAAAATTTCTTTTCCTTGATATTCGTGTATATTCATAATCAGCTATTTCTTCTGTATTTATTATGGAAAGCAAAAGTAACAAATACATACTATTGTACCAATCTTTTTTGAGCTTCTTAACGATAGGCTAATAGTCGGAAATTCTTATGCTACAGGGCTTTTAGAATATCTTCGGAAAAACGAAAAGGTTATCGCAGAAAACTGAAGTAAATCTGGTGAGACTTTCAATTCTCAACTAAATTTGATCTTTTAATTAATTCTCATGAAGAAGGCATTACTGGCGCTGGCAATTGGAGGTTTTGGAATAGGAATGACGGAATTTGTGATCATGGGAATTTTGCCTGAGATCGCTAATGATCTGGAAGTTTCCATCCCGGTCGCAGGACATTTTATATCGGCATATGCTCTTGGAGTAGTCGTTGGCGCTCCCCTGCTTACCATCTTCGGAAATAAATGGCCGCCTCAAAAGACACTTTTAGGTTTGATGCTATGGTTTACCATATTCAATACGCTTTCAGCTTTTGCAGATTCCTACGAGCTTTTAATGCTCGCCAGGTTCCTATCCGGTCTACCTCATGGTGCATTCTTCGGAATTGGCGCCGTGGTGGCTGGAAAACTCGCCCGTCCCGGGAAAGAAGCTCAGGCCATCGCAATGATGTTCACCGGGCTAACAGTGGCCAACGTGATCGGGGTTCCACTTGGGACCTGGTTAGGACAGAACTTCAGCTGGGGAATCGCATTTCTCGCAGTTGGTGTGGTTGGGATTTGTGCAATCCTGAGTATCAGATTCTGGATGCCGGAAGTGAAAATTGCCAATGCCGGCGGAATGAAAGAAGAATTAAGATTACTTCGGAAACCAGAACTCTGGATGGTTATCCTTCTAACAACTATTGGAACTGGTGGCTTTTTCGCCTGGTACAGCTATATAGCTCCGCTAATTACAGATGTTGCCGGTCATTCTGAAAATGTTGTTAGTTATGCGATGATCCTTGCCGGTCTGGGAATGGTCGCCGGAAACTTTCTGGGTGCGAAACTGGCTGAGATGTTCAGTCCGATCAAAGCAGTTATTATTGCACTGATCCTGATGGTTACCGCGCTTCTAGTAAATACTTTTGTTGCTTACGACCAAATTGGAGTACTCATTACCACGTTCATTATTCCTGTAATTGCATTTTGTATCGCCACACCTATACAAATGGCCGTCATCAATACTGCGAAAGGCTCTGAGATGCTTGGTTCTTCGCTTAATCAAAGTGCTTTTAACATGGGAAATGCCAGTGGAGCCTATCTTGCCGGTCTACCTATCGCTTACGGGTACGGAATTGTATCTGCTCAATACGTAGGAGCTGCCATGGCTGGAATCGGAATTATTATAGGTATTGGAGTCATCTATATGCGAAAGAAACAGGCTGATCTTCAAACTGCCTGATAGGAGTACACATATTTAACAAAAGGTATAAATTGGTTATATTTAAATTTGATCTAGGGTAACTTTTACAAAACACTGTAGTTTTACGTCAAATTAGGATTAGAAATGACACATAAGGATCTACTTTCTGTAGCAAATGATTTTGGCAGCCCGGTTTACGTCTATGATGCTGAAAAAATTACTTCTCAATATCAAAGATTAACCAATGCATTTAAGGTTGATGAACTAAGAATTCACTACGCCGTAAAAGCACTTTCCAATATTTCGATCCTTAAGTTACTTAATTCTCTGGGTTGTGGTCTGGATACCGTATCTATTCAGGAAGTGAAACTGGGAATACAAGCAGGTGTATTTCCTGAAAAGATCATTTACACTCCTAATGGTGTTTCTCTGGAAGAAATCGAGGAGGTAGTTAAACTCGGAGCCCAGATCAACATTGATAATCTTTCCATCCTGGAGCAGTTTGGAAGCAGGCATCCTGAAATTCCTGTCTGCATTCGTATTAATCCTCATGTGATGGCGGGTGGAAACTCAAAAATTTCTGTTGGGCATATTGATTCCAAATTCGGGATTAGTATTCACCAGATGCCACATTTGTTGAGAATTGTAGAAAATACAGGAATGCACATTAACGGTATTCATATGCATACTGGAAGTGATATTCTTGATATTGGAGTTTTCCTACATGCTTCAGAGATTCTTTTTGAAGCAGCAAGAAACTTTAAAGAACTTGAATTCATAGATTTTGGAAGTGGTTTCAAAGTTCCTTACCGTCCTGGCGATATAGAAACCGATATCGAAGACTTGGGCGACCAACTCACCCAGAAGTTTAAGGCTTTTTGTAAGGAATACGGCCGTGATCTAGCACTCGCTTTTGAACCTGGTAAATACCTGGTAAGTGACGCCGGGAAATTCCTGGCGAAAGTGAATGTGATCAAACAAACCACCTCAACGGTTTTTGCAGGAATCGACTCCGGGTTTAATCATTTAATCAGGCCCATGTTCTATGGATCACATCATGAAATTACCAATATTAGTAACCCGGATGCCAAGAACAGGTTCTATAGTGTCGTTGGCTATATCTGCGAAACCGATACTTTTGGAAATAACAGGCGTATCTCTGAAATAAGAGAAGGCGATATTCTTAGTTTTAGCAATGCTGGTGCTTATTGCTTTAGCATGGCGAGCAATTTCAATTCCAGATTGAGGCCTGCGGAAGTATTATGGTACAATAACATGGCTCACTTAATTAGAGAGCGTGAAGTTTTTGAAGATCTAACCAGGCATCAGATCGAACTTGATTTTGAAACTAGAGAACCGGAAGTTTCAGAAGTTCAGAATTAAACGACGTACAGGTAAATGGATATAAAATGGGAGAATGTTCCCATGAGTACGAAGACATGGAAGATAGCATGGTTAAAAGGTATTTTTTTCAGCATAAATAGGATAGCCCCTATGGTATAGGAAACTCCTCCAGCTCCCAGCCACCATAAACCTTCAGTACTCAGATTTTCTAACATGGAATTTCCGGCGAAAACGATGATCCAGCCCATCGCCACATACATAATAGTAGAGAGCAGCTGGTATTTTCCCGTAAAGAAAAATTTCAGAATTATTCCCGCCAATGCGATCAGCCAGACGGTCCAGAGTATGATATTACCAACCAGACCGGGTAAACTAATGACTGCAAATGGTGTATAGGTTCCAGCGATCAAAATATAAATTGATGCGTGATCCAGAATATTCAATCTGGCTCTCCTTTGATGGTCTTTAGCGCTATGATACAATGTACTCGCCGCATACAACAGGATCATACTGGCACCAAATACTGAGAAACTTAGAAGATAAGCGGTAGAATCAAATTCTAATGCGCGGTAGATAAGCAGGTAAAGTGCGACAATACTCAGCAAAAAGCCGATCCCGTGGGAAATTATATTCAGGCGTTCCTCTTCTGGTGAATAGTATTTAGGCTCTATGCTTTTTTCCATGGAGCAAAATTAATCTTTTTAAGAAATTCCTTCTAAAATTCTAATAGAAACCACTTATGCAGGGATTTTCACCAAGGTTACCACTCCATTTCCATCTGCCCTGTTCCTGATTTCAAAGATGTACTTGTCCTTGTACAAATTTCTCAAACGATCATCAATATTTCTTAAACCAACGCCCTTTTCAAGCAGTTCTTTGTGAGTAAGTTTTAAAGGTTCTCCATCATTTTCAACTCTAATGATCAGGTAACCTCTTTCTTCACGTATCTTAATAAGGATATGAAGATCTGTATGATCATAAGAATAACCATGCTTGATAGAGTTTTCTATCATTGGCTGTAGTAACATCGCCGGAATTTTCTTCAGCAGTAGTGATTCGTCAATTTCCTTTTCTATACTGAGATGATCTGAAAATCGAACATTCAGAATATTTAGATAATATTCCAGTATTCGGAGTTCCTCATCAAGGCTAATCCGGTTTCTGTCGCTATGGTACAGGATTTCACGTAGAAAATCGCTAAGATCTGCAATAGTATCCTTCGCTTTGTTACTATCCAAATCTGTTAATACGGCAATACTATTAAGCGTATTGAACAGAAAATGAGGTTGCAATTGTGAGGAAAGCATTCTCATCCTAGTGTTCATTAACTGACTTTCCAGTTTCAAATGTCGTTTTTCTGCCTCCTTTACCTGGCGGAGATAGTAGTAGGTGTAGATGATAAAGATCATCGCGAAATAGATGAGAAAATTCAGGTCAAGAACATAGACGAATGCGTTTACACTCTTCCGAAGATCAAATTCTGCAAGGCTTATTCTTCCTGCAAGTATGGAATAGAAATCGAAGACAAGCCTGATAATAAGACCAATTAGTAAGGAGAATAGAGTGTGTATGGAAATGATCTTTACCCATGAATAGTTCTTATTTAGAAACCTCTTTGTACTAATCGCGATGAGCGTCATATAGCTGACTACGATGATGTAATCAAAAAGCATGTTATATACAAGAAAGTCAGGCCAGCTGAAGTGTTGCATTTCCTTAGGCATAAACTCTTGCATATACGCTGTTTTTGCAATATGTATGAGGTCAAACATCAGGTAGAACCCTGCAAGTAAAAGGACCAGCTTGAAATCTATATACTTTTGTTTTAAATCATGAAGGCTCATTAGATTCCAATTTTTTCAAGAAATTCCTTCTTATGGGATTTACTTACGTGCAGTAATTTACCACAGGTCATTTTTGCATCGATCTCAGAATAATCTGAATGTATAATTTCATGTACAAAATTGAGATTTACGATCGTAGACCTGTGGATCCTGATAAAATTATGATCCAGGATGTCTTGAAGGTTGTTTAGCGATTCTCTCAGAACATGCTTTTTATCTTCTACATAAATTTCAGCATAATAACCAGATGCCTGTATATAATGTATTTCTCGAGGGTCCACCAGTGAGGTCTTATTGCCTTGTTTAACTGGAATTTTTGAAACCGAATTCAGATGCAGGTTGCTTTTAGAATATTCGTGAAATAGTTCTACGAGTCGCTTTTCAAAATTCTCTTCAGCTTCAGAAGTAGTCGTGTTCAAAACCTTTGTGATTGTTTTAAAAAATCTTTCGTCCTTAAAAGGCTTCAGAAGAAAATCAAATGCTTCCGCATCAAAGGCTTTAAGGGCATACGTGTCATAGGCCGTTACAAAAATTACGATTGGTTTAGGATCTATTTCGATCTTCTTAAGCACATCAAAACCATTCATATCTTTCATGTTAATATCCAGAAAAATAAGATCAGGCTTGTCGCGATTAATTTTTTCTATTGCAGTTTTGCCATTGGAACATTCACCTAGAATGTCTATTTGCGATACATCTTCCAGTAAGTTTAGAACACGTTTTCGGGCTAGTTCCTCATCATCGATGATTAAAGCTTTCATATAAAATGTTATTTGGCTACTACAAGTTATGATTATTTCCAATAAGTCAGATTGACTTAGCCTGTGGTAAATATTGATCTATAAGCGATTGATTCTATGATTGCTCAATAAAGGGCTATCGAACTTTATCCGACAGCCCTCTGACTAACTAACTACTAACCTATTTTTAATTACTTGCTACCGACACTCTCGAAATTGTTATCGGATCCAATTTAACCGTTCGTTTTTGATTTGCATTTTCCAGCCTGATCTTATAGATTTCTTTGTCAAGGAATTCCCCTTTTCCAGAAGCCATATATTTATTCGAGATCATCGTCCAGCCCTTATTTGAACTATAAAGTTCTGATCTTAATGCTGATGGTAAAGCAATATTTTTGAATTTCTGACTGGTTCTCTGCAACTTTCCATTTTTGTCAAATTCGGCTGCCAGATAGCCTTTGCTGCTTCTAAAAGTTACCTGATAGGTAACAAAGTTCTCTTCTGCCAGTTCTTCCAGCATCGCAGTGATATCGAGATTGGACCGCATAAAAGCGATTGGGTCTTTTTCAAATTCCCCGGAATGTTTCTCGGTTACGGCGTAAGTAAATCCATCGCCAGATTTGACAAATTTAGATTTGTTGGTTTCCAGGCGAACTTCAGCTTCGTCTAATTCAATTTCCTGTGCGTTTCCAAATGCTGTTACTGCGATTAGCAATAATGAAATAAATAAAGTTTTCATAATGTACGTTTTTTGAATGATGAATAATGATTTATTGATATCACTAAACTACATTCAAACAACAGATTCAATTGACTCAATGATCTGGAGCACAGTTTTCTGGAACTGAAGACTGGAAAAAAAGATCTAAGTTGAAAAGGAGGGTAAAGCAGAGTAAGATGAAAGAAACTAGTTGTTCACCGCTCTAAAATGATGTTTCGTAAGGCATTCTAAGCTATTGACAGCTTTATAGTTCGGAAATGGAAATTTTCTTTATTAATCAAGATCCATCATTGGACCTGATCTGAATATAGTAGCAGAAGTCATTCG from Christiangramia sp. OXR-203 harbors:
- a CDS encoding MFS transporter encodes the protein MKKALLALAIGGFGIGMTEFVIMGILPEIANDLEVSIPVAGHFISAYALGVVVGAPLLTIFGNKWPPQKTLLGLMLWFTIFNTLSAFADSYELLMLARFLSGLPHGAFFGIGAVVAGKLARPGKEAQAIAMMFTGLTVANVIGVPLGTWLGQNFSWGIAFLAVGVVGICAILSIRFWMPEVKIANAGGMKEELRLLRKPELWMVILLTTIGTGGFFAWYSYIAPLITDVAGHSENVVSYAMILAGLGMVAGNFLGAKLAEMFSPIKAVIIALILMVTALLVNTFVAYDQIGVLITTFIIPVIAFCIATPIQMAVINTAKGSEMLGSSLNQSAFNMGNASGAYLAGLPIAYGYGIVSAQYVGAAMAGIGIIIGIGVIYMRKKQADLQTA
- the lysA gene encoding diaminopimelate decarboxylase, with the protein product MTHKDLLSVANDFGSPVYVYDAEKITSQYQRLTNAFKVDELRIHYAVKALSNISILKLLNSLGCGLDTVSIQEVKLGIQAGVFPEKIIYTPNGVSLEEIEEVVKLGAQINIDNLSILEQFGSRHPEIPVCIRINPHVMAGGNSKISVGHIDSKFGISIHQMPHLLRIVENTGMHINGIHMHTGSDILDIGVFLHASEILFEAARNFKELEFIDFGSGFKVPYRPGDIETDIEDLGDQLTQKFKAFCKEYGRDLALAFEPGKYLVSDAGKFLAKVNVIKQTTSTVFAGIDSGFNHLIRPMFYGSHHEITNISNPDAKNRFYSVVGYICETDTFGNNRRISEIREGDILSFSNAGAYCFSMASNFNSRLRPAEVLWYNNMAHLIREREVFEDLTRHQIELDFETREPEVSEVQN
- the trhA gene encoding PAQR family membrane homeostasis protein TrhA, which codes for MEKSIEPKYYSPEEERLNIISHGIGFLLSIVALYLLIYRALEFDSTAYLLSFSVFGASMILLYAASTLYHSAKDHQRRARLNILDHASIYILIAGTYTPFAVISLPGLVGNIILWTVWLIALAGIILKFFFTGKYQLLSTIMYVAMGWIIVFAGNSMLENLSTEGLWWLGAGGVSYTIGAILFMLKKIPFNHAIFHVFVLMGTFSHFISIYLYVV
- a CDS encoding sensor histidine kinase, coding for MSLHDLKQKYIDFKLVLLLAGFYLMFDLIHIAKTAYMQEFMPKEMQHFSWPDFLVYNMLFDYIIVVSYMTLIAISTKRFLNKNYSWVKIISIHTLFSLLIGLIIRLVFDFYSILAGRISLAEFDLRKSVNAFVYVLDLNFLIYFAMIFIIYTYYYLRQVKEAEKRHLKLESQLMNTRMRMLSSQLQPHFLFNTLNSIAVLTDLDSNKAKDTIADLSDFLREILYHSDRNRISLDEELRILEYYLNILNVRFSDHLSIEKEIDESLLLKKIPAMLLQPMIENSIKHGYSYDHTDLHILIKIREERGYLIIRVENDGEPLKLTHKELLEKGVGLRNIDDRLRNLYKDKYIFEIRNRADGNGVVTLVKIPA
- a CDS encoding LytTR family DNA-binding domain-containing protein; the protein is MKALIIDDEELARKRVLNLLEDVSQIDILGECSNGKTAIEKINRDKPDLIFLDINMKDMNGFDVLKKIEIDPKPIVIFVTAYDTYALKAFDAEAFDFLLKPFKDERFFKTITKVLNTTTSEAEENFEKRLVELFHEYSKSNLHLNSVSKIPVKQGNKTSLVDPREIHYIQASGYYAEIYVEDKKHVLRESLNNLQDILDHNFIRIHRSTIVNLNFVHEIIHSDYSEIDAKMTCGKLLHVSKSHKKEFLEKIGI